A window of Atribacterota bacterium contains these coding sequences:
- a CDS encoding helix-turn-helix domain-containing protein, which produces MALNSNDWDKSQAAKTLGISRTTLWRKMKIYGLE; this is translated from the coding sequence ATAGCTTTAAATTCCAATGATTGGGATAAAAGTCAAGCAGCGAAGACATTAGGGATTAGCAGAACGACATTATGGAGAAAAATGAAGATTTATGGGCTCG